From the genome of Bradyrhizobium elkanii USDA 76, one region includes:
- the rplI gene encoding 50S ribosomal protein L9: MEVILLERVAKLGQMGEVVRVKDGFARNFLLKRGKALRATEANRAKYDGMKAELEANNIKAKGEAAKVAEKIDGRDIVIIRQASESGQLFGSVTVRDIVAALATDGVTVSRPQVWLDSPIKVIGAQKVTIAVHPEVETSVTVTVARSAEEAERIKRGEDISTRQEDQDAAAEALAAAGEFFDPEAQHDEEAAPAPAVEEK, encoded by the coding sequence ATGGAAGTCATTCTGCTCGAACGCGTTGCCAAGCTTGGCCAGATGGGCGAAGTCGTGCGCGTCAAGGACGGGTTCGCCCGCAACTTCTTGCTGAAGCGCGGCAAGGCGCTGCGCGCCACCGAGGCGAACCGCGCCAAGTATGACGGCATGAAGGCCGAGCTCGAGGCCAACAACATCAAGGCCAAGGGCGAAGCCGCCAAGGTCGCCGAGAAGATCGACGGCCGCGACATCGTCATCATCCGCCAGGCTTCCGAATCCGGCCAGCTGTTCGGCTCGGTCACGGTGCGCGACATCGTCGCCGCGCTGGCGACCGACGGCGTGACGGTGTCGCGCCCGCAGGTCTGGCTCGACTCGCCGATCAAGGTGATCGGCGCGCAGAAGGTGACGATCGCCGTTCACCCCGAGGTCGAGACCAGCGTCACCGTGACGGTCGCCCGCTCCGCCGAAGAGGCCGAGCGGATCAAGCGCGGCGAGGACATCTCGACCCGCCAGGAAGATCAGGACGCTGCCGCCGAGGCGCTCGCCGCCGCCGGCGAATTCTTCGATCCGGAAGCCCAGCACGACGAGGAAGCCGCGCCGGCTCCGGCCGTCGAAGAGAAGTAA
- a CDS encoding PaaI family thioesterase produces the protein MSETDPDFAPIATRIRDNVGRQGFMGLVGAEVAELARGTCTLAVDRRPELLQQHGLFHGGVTAFLVDNATTIAAATSRGQPALTAEYKLNLLSPASGDRLICRARVIKPGRQVAVVAADVFCVIDGKEKHTATALASIAMLDDQAAARIQSPA, from the coding sequence ATGAGCGAGACCGATCCGGACTTTGCACCGATCGCGACACGAATTCGCGACAATGTCGGCCGGCAGGGCTTCATGGGTCTTGTCGGTGCCGAGGTGGCCGAGCTGGCGCGCGGCACGTGCACGCTCGCGGTCGACCGCCGTCCGGAGCTGTTGCAGCAGCACGGGCTGTTTCACGGCGGGGTGACGGCGTTTCTGGTCGACAACGCCACCACGATCGCGGCGGCGACGTCGCGCGGCCAGCCGGCGCTGACGGCGGAGTACAAGTTGAACCTGCTGTCGCCGGCGTCGGGCGATCGCCTGATCTGCCGGGCGCGCGTGATCAAGCCGGGACGTCAGGTCGCCGTCGTTGCGGCCGACGTGTTCTGCGTCATCGACGGCAAGGAGAAGCACACCGCGACCGCATTGGCGTCGATTGCGATGCTCGACGATCAGGCGGCGGCACGAATCCAAAGCCCGGCCTGA
- a CDS encoding TetR/AcrR family transcriptional regulator — MSTAREDLLAAGLAVFDRDGFEGATVAEIRSRARASNGSFFHFFTSKKELAGTLFLEILQAYHAAIITSVDDSCGAGEGVARLIHAHLDWVVSNRREARFLFEISRSEWGEEVRGAQRSENSRLTDGIERWRAPLLARGELLPMSAVLFFSQIIGPAQIFCRAWLSRRHTGDPREQVETLIACAIRAVVAPGAPERAGGTS, encoded by the coding sequence TTGAGCACGGCGCGCGAAGATCTTCTGGCGGCGGGACTGGCAGTGTTCGACCGCGACGGGTTTGAGGGCGCGACGGTGGCCGAGATCCGCTCCCGCGCCCGCGCGTCCAACGGCAGCTTCTTCCACTTCTTCACCTCGAAGAAGGAGCTCGCCGGGACCCTGTTCCTGGAAATCCTGCAGGCCTATCACGCCGCGATCATCACCTCGGTCGATGACAGCTGCGGTGCCGGCGAGGGCGTCGCGCGGCTGATCCACGCCCACCTCGATTGGGTCGTGAGCAACCGGCGCGAGGCGCGCTTCCTGTTCGAGATTTCGCGCAGCGAGTGGGGCGAGGAGGTGCGCGGCGCGCAGCGCAGCGAGAATTCGCGGCTCACCGATGGCATCGAGCGCTGGCGCGCACCGCTGCTCGCGCGTGGCGAATTGCTGCCGATGAGCGCCGTGCTGTTCTTCAGCCAGATCATCGGGCCGGCGCAGATCTTCTGCCGCGCCTGGCTGTCGCGCCGCCATACCGGCGATCCGCGCGAACAAGTCGAGACGCTGATCGCCTGCGCGATCCGCGCAGTGGTGGCGCCGGGTGCGCCGGAGCGAGCAGGAGGAACGTCATGA
- a CDS encoding SAM-dependent methyltransferase, with translation MDRLLRYFLGRFIRRGSITFTTASGAQFTCGDGTGVPVAARFMTRAAELRVLVDPELYFGEAFMDGTFVVEQGTIADVLAVLMGQAAMLPNFARLQAWVRFLGRRAQQINVRGRSRSNVARHYDLDGRLYSLFLDADKQYSCAYFETPDATLDDAQLAKKRHLAAKLLIKPGHRILDIGSGWGGLGLYLAEMSGADVTGVTLSTEQLQISNARAAERNLAHSARFLMQDYRDIPGPFDRIVSVGMFEHVGVAYYETFFARCAELLSDDGVMVLHSIGRSTGPDVTSPWIRKYIFPGGYIPALSEVMPAIEKAGLLICDMEILRLHYAETLKAWRERFMARREEAVRLYDETFARMWEFYLAASEMSFRVQNMMNFQLQLTKRQGIVPITRDYIGGEEARLRLKEAGAAKPRLQLAGE, from the coding sequence ATGGACCGATTGTTGCGATACTTCTTGGGGCGCTTCATCCGCCGCGGTTCGATCACGTTCACGACCGCGAGCGGCGCTCAATTCACCTGCGGTGACGGCACGGGCGTACCGGTCGCCGCGCGCTTCATGACGCGAGCGGCCGAACTCCGCGTCCTGGTCGATCCCGAACTTTATTTCGGCGAAGCCTTCATGGACGGCACGTTCGTGGTGGAGCAAGGCACCATCGCCGACGTGCTGGCGGTCCTGATGGGTCAGGCAGCCATGCTGCCGAACTTTGCCAGGCTGCAGGCCTGGGTGCGCTTCCTCGGACGCCGCGCCCAGCAGATCAATGTGCGCGGCCGATCCAGGAGCAATGTCGCCCGTCATTACGATCTCGACGGCCGCCTCTATTCCCTGTTCCTCGACGCGGACAAGCAATACAGCTGCGCCTATTTCGAGACGCCGGACGCGACGCTGGACGATGCCCAGCTCGCCAAAAAGCGCCACCTCGCCGCAAAACTCCTGATCAAGCCCGGTCACCGCATCCTCGACATCGGTTCCGGCTGGGGCGGCCTTGGGCTCTATCTCGCCGAGATGAGCGGCGCCGACGTCACCGGCGTCACGCTGTCGACCGAGCAGCTGCAGATTTCCAACGCGCGCGCGGCGGAGCGGAACCTGGCGCACTCCGCGCGCTTCCTGATGCAGGACTACCGCGACATCCCCGGCCCGTTCGACCGCATCGTCTCGGTCGGCATGTTCGAGCATGTTGGGGTCGCCTACTATGAAACCTTCTTTGCGCGCTGCGCCGAACTCTTGAGCGACGACGGTGTCATGGTGCTACATTCGATCGGCCGCTCGACCGGCCCCGACGTCACCAGCCCCTGGATCCGGAAATACATCTTCCCCGGCGGCTACATTCCGGCGCTATCCGAGGTCATGCCGGCGATCGAGAAGGCCGGTTTGCTGATCTGCGACATGGAGATCCTGCGCCTCCACTATGCCGAGACGCTGAAGGCGTGGCGCGAGCGCTTCATGGCGCGGCGCGAGGAGGCCGTGCGGCTCTACGACGAGACCTTTGCCCGGATGTGGGAATTCTATCTGGCAGCCTCGGAGATGTCGTTCCGCGTGCAGAACATGATGAACTTCCAGCTGCAGCTCACCAAGCGCCAGGGCATCGTCCCGATCACCCGCGACTACATCGGTGGCGAAGAAGCCCGTCTGCGGCTGAAGGAGGCCGGCGCGGCCAAGCCCCGGCTGCAACTCGCCGGCGAATAG
- a CDS encoding replicative DNA helicase: MALIDSNVHKLAPDAASPAYRSAPHNIEAEQGLLGAILVNNDAFYRVSDFLEPKHFFETIHQQIYETAGSLIRMGKVANPVTLKTFLPAELDIGGMTVGQYLARLAAEATTIINAQDYGRTVYDLSLRRNLIQIGEDIVNVAYDAPVDFAPRAQIEDAERQLYSLAETGRYDGGFQRFAQALTIAVDMAAKAFQRDGKLSGISTGLRDLDAKMGGLQPSDLIILAGRPGMGKTSLATNIAYNIARAYVPEVQADGTTKAVNGGCVGFFSCEMSGEQLATRILAERTGIPSSSIRRGGISELDFEKIRDCSIELQSLPFYVDETGGLSISQLTARARRLKRQKGLDLIVIDYIQLLQGSGKRGTDNRVQEITEITTNLKALAKELNVPIIALSQLSRQVENRDDKRPQLSDLRESGSIEQDADVVIFVYREEYYLANKEPRAGTPEYEKWQMDMDLAHGKAEVIIGKQRHGPTGTVDLHFEASVTRFGDLAPDGQVPDHGH, from the coding sequence ATGGCCTTGATTGATTCGAACGTCCACAAGCTCGCGCCCGACGCCGCATCCCCGGCCTACCGGAGTGCGCCGCACAACATCGAAGCGGAACAGGGCCTGCTGGGCGCGATCCTGGTCAATAACGACGCCTTCTACCGGGTCTCCGATTTCCTGGAGCCGAAGCACTTCTTCGAGACCATCCACCAGCAAATCTATGAGACCGCCGGAAGCCTGATCCGGATGGGCAAGGTCGCAAACCCCGTGACCTTGAAGACGTTCCTGCCGGCCGAGCTCGACATCGGCGGCATGACGGTCGGCCAATACCTCGCCCGGCTTGCCGCCGAAGCGACCACCATCATCAACGCCCAGGACTACGGACGCACCGTTTACGATCTCAGCCTGCGCCGCAACCTGATCCAGATCGGCGAGGACATCGTCAACGTCGCCTACGACGCGCCGGTCGACTTCGCGCCGCGCGCCCAGATCGAGGACGCCGAGCGGCAGCTCTACAGCCTTGCTGAAACCGGCCGCTATGACGGCGGCTTCCAGCGCTTCGCACAGGCACTGACGATCGCCGTCGACATGGCGGCGAAGGCGTTCCAGCGCGACGGCAAGCTGTCGGGTATTTCGACCGGTCTGCGCGACCTCGACGCCAAGATGGGCGGCCTGCAGCCGTCCGACCTCATCATCCTCGCCGGCCGTCCCGGCATGGGCAAGACATCGCTCGCCACCAACATCGCCTACAACATCGCCAGAGCCTATGTGCCCGAAGTCCAGGCGGACGGCACCACCAAGGCAGTCAATGGCGGCTGTGTCGGCTTCTTCTCCTGCGAAATGAGCGGCGAACAGCTCGCCACCCGTATTCTCGCCGAGCGCACCGGCATCCCCTCGAGCTCGATCCGTCGCGGCGGCATCTCCGAACTCGATTTCGAGAAGATCCGCGACTGTTCGATCGAGCTGCAATCGCTGCCCTTCTACGTCGACGAAACCGGCGGTCTCTCGATCTCGCAGCTCACCGCGCGGGCGCGACGGCTCAAGCGCCAGAAGGGCCTCGACCTGATCGTGATCGACTACATCCAGCTGCTGCAGGGCTCGGGCAAACGCGGCACCGACAACCGCGTGCAGGAAATCACCGAGATCACCACCAACCTGAAGGCGCTGGCCAAGGAACTGAACGTTCCGATCATCGCGCTGTCGCAGCTGTCGCGTCAGGTCGAAAACCGCGACGACAAGCGGCCGCAGTTGTCCGACCTGCGTGAATCCGGCTCGATCGAGCAGGACGCCGACGTCGTGATCTTCGTCTATCGCGAGGAATACTACCTCGCCAACAAGGAGCCGCGCGCAGGCACGCCGGAATATGAGAAGTGGCAGATGGACATGGACCTTGCCCACGGCAAGGCCGAAGTCATCATCGGCAAGCAGCGCCATGGTCCGACCGGCACGGTCGATCTGCACTTCGAGGCCAGCGTGACGCGCTTCGGCGACCTCGCACCCGACGGTCAGGTTCCGGATCACGGCCACTGA
- the alr gene encoding alanine racemase, whose translation MNIVTDAKSQLTPEASLLAAHPTASGILTIDLDAIIANWRKLEKTAVPAECAAVVKANAYGCGAEQVSRALAKAGCKTFFVASVEEAAAVRAAAPEATVYSLGGFFQNTGDAYARIDCKPVIGDLNELAEWDVFCRRSGWSGGAAIHIDTGMNRLGLTVSEAQGIIPRINAGDHGITLVMSHLASAELLNNPANARQLASFREIASLFTGVPASLANSSGVFLGAQFQFEMVRPGCALYGVNPTPEADNPMQQVVDLKARIVQIRNIDRGETVGYGGTWTARRPTRLAIVSAGYADGYFRAASANDGTRGAEVVVAGKRCPIAGRVSMDLIAVDVTDLDKNAVRRGHMVTLIGEGITVDEVAHHFGTIGYEVLTSLGRRFVRIYKGGDAVAARSDTVAETSEPAATSAAPPALPTAAPAAPPPLPAAEPTAMST comes from the coding sequence ATGAACATCGTGACTGACGCGAAATCGCAGCTGACACCCGAGGCCAGTTTGCTGGCGGCCCACCCGACCGCCAGCGGTATCCTCACCATCGACCTCGATGCCATCATCGCCAACTGGCGCAAGCTCGAGAAGACCGCGGTGCCGGCCGAATGCGCCGCCGTGGTCAAGGCCAACGCCTATGGCTGCGGCGCCGAGCAGGTTTCGCGGGCGCTGGCCAAGGCCGGCTGCAAGACCTTCTTCGTCGCCAGCGTCGAGGAGGCCGCCGCGGTGCGCGCGGCCGCTCCCGAGGCGACGGTGTATTCGCTCGGCGGTTTCTTCCAGAACACCGGCGACGCCTATGCCAGGATCGACTGCAAGCCGGTGATCGGCGACCTCAACGAGCTCGCCGAATGGGACGTGTTCTGCCGCCGCTCCGGCTGGTCCGGCGGCGCCGCCATCCATATCGACACCGGCATGAACCGGCTGGGGCTCACGGTCAGCGAGGCGCAGGGCATCATCCCGCGGATCAATGCCGGCGACCACGGCATCACGCTGGTGATGAGCCACCTCGCCTCCGCCGAATTGCTCAACAATCCCGCCAACGCAAGGCAGCTTGCGAGCTTCCGCGAGATCGCGAGCCTGTTCACCGGCGTGCCGGCCTCGCTGGCGAATTCTTCCGGCGTGTTTCTCGGCGCGCAATTCCAGTTCGAGATGGTGCGGCCGGGCTGCGCGCTCTACGGCGTCAATCCGACGCCGGAGGCCGACAACCCGATGCAGCAGGTGGTCGATCTCAAGGCGCGCATCGTGCAGATCCGCAACATCGACCGCGGCGAGACCGTCGGCTATGGCGGCACCTGGACCGCGCGCCGGCCAACCCGGCTTGCGATCGTCTCCGCCGGCTATGCCGACGGCTACTTCCGCGCCGCCAGCGCCAATGACGGCACCCGTGGCGCCGAGGTCGTGGTCGCCGGCAAGCGCTGCCCGATCGCCGGCCGCGTCTCGATGGACCTGATCGCGGTCGATGTCACCGACCTCGACAAGAATGCCGTGCGGCGCGGCCACATGGTGACGCTGATCGGCGAAGGCATCACGGTCGACGAGGTCGCGCATCATTTCGGCACCATCGGCTATGAGGTGCTGACCAGCCTCGGCCGCCGCTTCGTTCGCATCTACAAGGGCGGCGATGCCGTCGCCGCGAGAAGCGATACGGTCGCCGAGACCAGCGAGCCGGCCGCCACGTCCGCTGCGCCGCCGGCCTTGCCGACGGCAGCGCCCGCTGCGCCGCCGCCTTTGCCGGCCGCCGAGCCAACGGCGATGTCCACCTGA
- a CDS encoding exodeoxyribonuclease III: protein MKIATFNINNVNRRLPNLLRWLKTAKPDIVGLQELKASDAEFPAAALEHAGYGAVWQGQKTWNGVAILARKAEPVLIRTALPGDAGDHEARYIEAAVRGIVVTSLYLPNGNPQPGPKFDYKLAWFKRLRAHAAKLLKQDVPVVLAGDYNVAPTPFDIYPTRSWDKDALIQPKSRAAFKALVDQGWCDAIRTLHPDAPMFTFWDYKRQRWPRDAGLRLDHLLLSPAVAPRLVKAGVDRTVRGEDGASDHAPAWVVLR, encoded by the coding sequence ATGAAGATCGCGACCTTCAACATCAACAACGTCAACCGCCGCCTGCCCAACCTGTTGCGCTGGCTCAAGACCGCCAAGCCCGACATCGTCGGCCTGCAGGAGCTGAAGGCAAGCGACGCCGAGTTTCCCGCGGCCGCGCTCGAGCACGCCGGCTACGGCGCGGTGTGGCAGGGACAGAAGACCTGGAACGGCGTCGCCATCCTCGCGCGCAAGGCCGAGCCGGTGCTGATCCGCACCGCCCTGCCCGGCGATGCCGGCGATCACGAAGCGCGCTACATCGAGGCCGCGGTGCGCGGCATCGTCGTCACCAGCCTCTATCTGCCGAACGGCAATCCGCAGCCCGGGCCGAAATTCGATTACAAGCTCGCCTGGTTCAAGCGGCTGCGCGCCCATGCCGCCAAGCTGCTCAAGCAGGACGTCCCGGTGGTGCTCGCCGGCGACTACAATGTCGCGCCGACGCCCTTCGACATCTACCCGACGCGCTCCTGGGACAAGGATGCGCTGATCCAGCCGAAGAGCCGCGCCGCCTTCAAGGCGCTGGTCGATCAGGGCTGGTGCGATGCGATCCGCACCCTGCATCCGGACGCGCCGATGTTCACCTTCTGGGACTACAAGCGCCAGCGCTGGCCACGCGATGCAGGCCTCCGGCTCGATCATCTCCTGCTCAGCCCCGCAGTGGCGCCGCGGCTCGTGAAAGCCGGCGTCGACCGCACCGTCCGCGGCGAGGACGGTGCCAGCGATCATGCACCGGCGTGGGTTGTGCTGAGGTGA
- a CDS encoding sulfite exporter TauE/SafE family protein translates to MGFLFVLIVGLVAGTISGIVGTGSSIMLMPVLVYQYGPKQAVPIMAVAAVMANLSRILAWWREVDWRACAAYSITGIPAAALGARTLLALPSRAVDIAIGVFLIAMVPVRHWLAQHRLKANLWHLAIGGALIGYLTGIVASTGPLSVPLFLFYGLSKGAFLATEAASSLGLYVSKSVTFERFGALTPDIALKGLIAGASLMAGAFIAKRFVLQMKPESFRLIMDGIMLAAGTALLWSAMTQ, encoded by the coding sequence GTGGGCTTCCTCTTCGTCCTCATCGTCGGCCTGGTGGCCGGCACCATTTCCGGCATCGTCGGCACCGGCTCGTCGATCATGCTGATGCCGGTGCTGGTCTATCAGTACGGGCCGAAGCAGGCGGTGCCGATCATGGCCGTCGCCGCCGTGATGGCCAATCTGTCGCGGATTCTCGCCTGGTGGCGCGAGGTCGACTGGCGCGCCTGCGCCGCCTATTCGATCACGGGGATTCCGGCCGCAGCGCTCGGCGCGCGCACCCTGCTCGCGCTGCCCTCCCGCGCGGTCGATATCGCGATCGGCGTGTTCCTGATCGCGATGGTGCCGGTGCGGCATTGGCTGGCGCAGCACAGACTGAAAGCCAATCTCTGGCATCTCGCAATCGGCGGCGCGCTGATCGGCTATCTCACCGGCATCGTGGCCTCGACCGGTCCGCTCAGCGTGCCGCTGTTTTTGTTCTACGGCCTCAGCAAGGGCGCGTTCCTCGCCACCGAAGCGGCAAGCTCGCTCGGGCTCTATGTCAGCAAGTCGGTGACCTTCGAGCGGTTCGGCGCGCTGACACCTGACATCGCGCTGAAGGGCCTGATCGCCGGCGCCTCGCTGATGGCCGGCGCCTTCATCGCAAAGCGCTTCGTGCTGCAGATGAAGCCGGAATCGTTCCGCCTGATCATGGACGGCATCATGCTGGCGGCGGGCACGGCGTTGCTGTGGTCGGCAATGACGCAGTAA
- the radA gene encoding DNA repair protein RadA produces the protein MAKSTLSFVCQNCGAAYNRWQGKCDSCGEWNTLAEEDTTGSVPVSIRSKRKGRTFALESLSGKTQDAPRLSSGMAELDRVTGGGFVRGSVLLVGGDPGIGKSTLLTQATSMMARAGHRAVYISGEEAVAQVRLRAERLGLADAPVQLASETSVEDIVATLSEGAVPRLIVIDSIQTMWTDTVESAPGTVTQVRASAQALIRFAKKTGAAIILVGHVTKDGQIAGPRVVEHMVDAVLSFEGEGSQQFRILRSVKNRFGATDEIGVFEMTGLGLREVTNPSELFLSERELGSPGTAVFAGIEGTRPVLVELQALVAPTSLGTPRRAVVGWDPSRLSMVLAVLEAHCGVKLSGHDVYLNVAGGLRIQEPAADLAAAAALVSSLVNAPLPTDAVYFGEISLSGAIRPVAQTPARLKEALKLGFARAILPESARGESGGDSGLTLNSVGNLTTLVAEIAARGTPRGDRGTPRGDRRDPGGSGGPDAAEKNATPARFRRETS, from the coding sequence ATGGCCAAATCCACCCTCTCCTTCGTCTGCCAGAACTGCGGCGCGGCGTATAATCGCTGGCAGGGCAAGTGCGACTCCTGCGGCGAGTGGAACACGCTGGCCGAGGAAGACACCACAGGCTCGGTGCCGGTCTCGATCCGCAGCAAGCGCAAGGGCCGGACGTTTGCGCTGGAATCGCTGTCCGGCAAGACCCAGGACGCGCCGCGGCTGTCCTCCGGCATGGCCGAACTCGACCGCGTCACCGGCGGCGGCTTCGTCCGCGGCTCGGTGCTTTTGGTCGGCGGCGATCCCGGCATCGGAAAATCCACGCTGCTGACCCAGGCGACCAGCATGATGGCGCGTGCCGGCCACCGCGCCGTCTATATCTCCGGCGAAGAGGCGGTCGCCCAGGTGCGGCTGCGCGCCGAACGGCTCGGGCTCGCGGACGCACCGGTGCAGCTGGCTTCGGAAACGTCGGTCGAGGACATCGTCGCGACGCTGTCGGAAGGCGCGGTGCCGCGGCTGATCGTGATCGACTCGATCCAGACCATGTGGACCGACACGGTGGAATCCGCGCCCGGCACGGTGACCCAGGTCCGCGCCTCGGCGCAGGCCCTCATTCGCTTTGCCAAGAAAACCGGCGCCGCGATCATCCTGGTCGGCCATGTGACAAAGGACGGCCAGATCGCCGGTCCCCGCGTGGTCGAGCACATGGTCGATGCGGTGCTGTCGTTCGAGGGCGAAGGCTCGCAGCAGTTCCGCATCCTGCGCTCGGTGAAGAACCGTTTTGGTGCGACCGACGAGATCGGCGTGTTCGAGATGACCGGCCTCGGCCTGCGCGAGGTCACCAACCCCTCCGAATTGTTCCTCTCCGAGCGCGAGCTCGGCAGTCCCGGCACGGCGGTGTTTGCCGGCATCGAGGGCACCCGTCCGGTGCTGGTCGAATTGCAGGCGCTGGTGGCACCGACCTCGCTGGGCACGCCGCGCCGCGCCGTGGTCGGCTGGGATCCGAGCCGGCTGTCGATGGTGCTCGCGGTGCTGGAAGCGCATTGCGGCGTCAAATTGTCCGGACATGACGTCTATCTCAATGTCGCCGGCGGCCTGCGCATCCAGGAGCCGGCCGCGGATCTTGCCGCGGCTGCGGCGCTGGTCTCCTCGCTGGTGAATGCGCCGCTGCCGACGGATGCGGTCTATTTCGGCGAGATTTCGCTGTCGGGCGCGATCCGCCCGGTGGCGCAGACCCCGGCGCGGCTCAAGGAGGCCCTCAAGCTCGGCTTCGCCCGCGCCATCCTGCCCGAATCGGCCCGCGGCGAGAGCGGCGGCGATTCAGGGCTCACCCTCAACAGCGTCGGCAATCTCACCACGCTGGTCGCCGAAATTGCGGCACGCGGTACGCCAAGAGGCGACCGGGGAACACCGCGAGGCGACCGGCGCGACCCGGGCGGCTCCGGAGGCCCTGATGCGGCTGAGAAAAATGCCACACCGGCCCGATTCCGTCGCGAGACCAGCTAA
- a CDS encoding CvpA family protein — translation MPITILDLVLLGVMLISGLLAMVRGFMREILSIAAWGAAALVTLYAFSKLLPTAKTYFNNDTVAAVVVVAGVFIGTLIVVSIVTVRISDMILDSRIGALDRTLGFLFGLARGLLIVVVAFMFFTWLVPDKQRPDWVTGAKSRVVLQGTGDWLMSLLPDDPENTILKKFKKNKPDDDSAADTNDQATPASGDGYSKPARDSLKKLIEKPAGR, via the coding sequence ATGCCCATAACGATACTTGATCTCGTCCTGCTCGGCGTGATGCTGATTTCGGGCCTGCTCGCGATGGTGCGCGGCTTCATGCGCGAGATCCTGTCGATCGCGGCGTGGGGCGCCGCCGCCCTGGTCACGCTGTATGCGTTCTCGAAGCTTTTGCCGACCGCCAAGACCTATTTCAACAACGACACGGTCGCCGCCGTGGTCGTGGTGGCCGGCGTCTTCATCGGCACGCTGATCGTGGTCTCGATCGTCACGGTGCGGATCTCGGACATGATCCTGGATTCCCGGATCGGCGCGCTCGACCGCACCCTCGGCTTCCTGTTCGGGCTCGCCCGCGGCCTCCTGATCGTGGTCGTGGCGTTCATGTTCTTCACCTGGCTGGTTCCGGACAAGCAGCGGCCTGATTGGGTGACTGGGGCGAAGTCCCGAGTGGTGCTGCAGGGAACCGGGGATTGGCTGATGTCGCTCTTGCCTGACGACCCCGAGAACACCATCTTAAAGAAGTTCAAGAAGAATAAGCCAGACGACGATTCTGCGGCCGATACCAATGATCAGGCGACGCCGGCGTCGGGTGATGGCTATAGCAAACCTGCGCGTGACAGCTTGAAGAAGCTGATCGAGAAACCCGCGGGCCGATAA